In Deinococcus maricopensis DSM 21211, the sequence GCCTCACCCTGCGCGTCGGCGCCTGAACCGCGTGGCGCCGCGACGCGCGGCGCCACGCAGAGGGCCGGCACCGCCAGGTGACCGGCCCTCAACCCTGCAACCACACGTGCGCTTCCACGTGTGAGGAACCTCTGCGCGCCGCGCCGCACCTGCGCCCCCGGCCCCCCACCCGACCCGGCACAGTGAAACCGAGGTTCCCTATGACCAACACCCTCCGCCTGACCGTTCCCGCCCTTATCCTCGCCTCGGCCCTCAGCGCCTGCACCAGCACCCCCGCCGCGCCCGCCACCCTCGGCGCGCAGGCCACCACCTCCTACGTGAAAATCGCCGGGCACGGTCAGAACTTCACGCTCACCGCCACCACCTACACCAAATTCTGGAACGGCCAGCCGTACACCACGTCCGCCGAACGCAGCCTCCCCGCCGGCACGTACAACTGCGGCCCCTCCACCTACACCATCGACATCGCCGACGGGAACTGCTACGCGCAGGTCGTCACGCAGACCTTCAGCAAAACCCAGATCCTGATGCGCTCCACCTACGGCGCGGAATGGCAGGGCGCCTGGACCAACCTGTACACGACCCTGCAACTCAGCTACGCCGGGTACGGCCCCACCAGCCAGGTGTACGCCTACAACGTCGGCTACACCCCCACCGACGCCGAGTACACCACCGCCCGCACCTACTGGGCCAACCACGGTCTGGACGCCCAGTACCTCAGCAGCGACTACCGCAAGGTCCTGTGGGCCGTGTACCGCGCACGCACGTCCGCGAACAGCAGCGGCTTTGTGGGCACCTGCGGCCTGTGCGGCTTCGACTTCTACGTGCAGTAAAGTCCTGCTCTGACCGCGCCACACGTCGAGCGGCCGGTCCCAAGCCCGGGACCGGCCGCCCGGCGCGCGTTACTTCGCGCCGACCACCGTGATGCGCCCCTCGTTCGCGGCGCTGATGGTGCCCTGCGCCTGCAGGTAGTTCACGAGCAGGTCAATATCCAGCGTGCCCGTGTCCAGGCGGCGGCCCTTCGCGTTCTTCAGCACGTCGAAGCCGTCCCCGCCGTTCGCCGTGAAGGTGTTCACCGCGACCGTGTACGTCCGCGAGTCGTCCAGCGGCTGCCCGTTGAACGTCACGCTCGTCACGCGCTGCCCCGCCGGGCGGGTCACGTCGAAGGTGTACTGCAGGCCCTTGCTGACGTGCAGGAACTGCCCCTTGTTCTCGCTCCACGTGGCCACGCCGTGCTCCAGCGCCGCCTTCAGTTCCGCGCCCGTCAGGTCCAGGATCGTCAGGGTGTTCCCAAACGGCTGCACCGTGATGGCCTCCTCGAATGTGATCGGGCCCGCGTCGATACTGGCGCGCACGCCACCGCCGTTGACAAGGCCGATGACCGCGCCGGCCCGCTGGCCCGCCGCGAGCGCCGCGTCCGCCAGGACGTTCGCCATGGTGCTCTCCCGCTGGCGCACGATCTCGCGCGCGCCGTTCAGCGGCGTCGCCGCCTGCCCCACCACCTGACGGCGCAGGTTGGCGATGGGCACCGTCAGCGTCTGCAGCATGCGCCGCGCCGTGTCGTCCTCGGCGATGTCCATCGTCACCGGAATCGGGTTGCCCGCCCAGGTGTTCACGGCGCCCGCGTCATCGAACGTCACCTGGATGCGCCCGAGGACCTTGCCCCACTCCCACGCCGCGACGATCAGCGTGCGGTTTCCGTCCGGGTTGTTCACGACCGTCGGGTACGGCCCCTCGCTCGCCGGGAAGTCCTTGTTGTCGAACGTGCCGAGCAGCGTATGGCTATGGCCGCCCACGATCACATCAATGCCGGGCACGCTCGCCGCAACGTCCTTCTCCAACGTGTACCCCAGGTGCGACAGCAGGATGATCTTGTTGACGCCCTGCGCCTGCAGCGCCTGCACGCTGCCCTGCAGGCTGGCCTTGAGGTCCAGCATCTTCACGTTCTCGCCTGGGCTGCTGATCAGCGGCAGGTCCGGCGTGATCGCGCCGATGACGCCCACCTGCTGACCCGCCACGTTCAGCACTGCGTACGGCTTGATCAGGTCCCGCAGGCGCGGCTCGGCACTCAGGTCGAGGTTCGCGGCGAGCATCGGGAAGCGCGCGCGCTGCGCGAACGCCGCGAGCGCCCCCGGGCCGTCATCGAATTCGTGGTTGCCGACCGCCATCGCGTCGTACCCCATCAGGTTCATGAACAGCACGTCCGCGAGGCCTTTGTACACGTTGTACAGCAGCGTCCCCTGGAAGGTGTCGCCGCCGGACAGGACCAGCGGGTTCGGGTCCTGCGCGCCGTACTGCCGGACCAGCGTCGCCTGACGCGTGTACCCGCCGTACTGGTTCTGCCCGATCTTCGTCGGTTCGAAATGCCCGTGCAGGTCGTCCGTGTGCAGAATCGTGACCGTCAACGGCGCCGCGGACGCCGCACCGGCCAGCATGGCCAGCGTGAACAGCAGAGTGGTTTTCATGACGTCTGCAGTCTAGCGTGCGCGCGCACCCGGCCCGCACGTGCGGGCCGCGCGGTACCCTGCGCGCATGCCGACGGACGAACCCGGCCTGCTGTACTGGACCGCCCTCGACGGACACGCCACCCCGGACACCACCGACGATCCGCGCGTCCTGATCCTGCCGGGCGCGCTCAAGGACCGCACCCTCCGTGTTCTCTGGGCGCCCGCAGGCGACGCGCTGGGCGTCACCTTCGAACCGCAGGACCTCCGGCCCGGCGACCTGCCGGTGCTGCAGCGCACCCTGCGGAGCGTCCAGGGGCAGACGGAGCCGGACGCGGACCTCGCCGCGTTCCTGCGCACCCTGGACGCGTACCTGACCGAGGCCGCCGCTTAGGGGCAGGGCGTCACCGTGTCGCTGTAACGCGCAGCTGCGCGTAATCCACCTTCGCGTTGTGACGGGCGTCGACCGGGATCTGTGCCACGGCCCGCACCTCATCCAGCTGCGCCCATGCGAGGGCCGACGGCAGGTGCGCGTCAGGCGCGCCGTCCCACTCCACGCACAGCACCCGCCGCCCCTCTGCGCCCAGCAGGGCCGCGCGGCGCACCCGCGGGTGCGTCATCGCGGCGGCCTCCACCGCGAACGGGTATAGC encodes:
- a CDS encoding bifunctional metallophosphatase/5'-nucleotidase; amino-acid sequence: MKTTLLFTLAMLAGAASAAPLTVTILHTDDLHGHFEPTKIGQNQYGGYTRQATLVRQYGAQDPNPLVLSGGDTFQGTLLYNVYKGLADVLFMNLMGYDAMAVGNHEFDDGPGALAAFAQRARFPMLAANLDLSAEPRLRDLIKPYAVLNVAGQQVGVIGAITPDLPLISSPGENVKMLDLKASLQGSVQALQAQGVNKIILLSHLGYTLEKDVAASVPGIDVIVGGHSHTLLGTFDNKDFPASEGPYPTVVNNPDGNRTLIVAAWEWGKVLGRIQVTFDDAGAVNTWAGNPIPVTMDIAEDDTARRMLQTLTVPIANLRRQVVGQAATPLNGAREIVRQRESTMANVLADAALAAGQRAGAVIGLVNGGGVRASIDAGPITFEEAITVQPFGNTLTILDLTGAELKAALEHGVATWSENKGQFLHVSKGLQYTFDVTRPAGQRVTSVTFNGQPLDDSRTYTVAVNTFTANGGDGFDVLKNAKGRRLDTGTLDIDLLVNYLQAQGTISAANEGRITVVGAK